DNA sequence from the Shewanella piezotolerans WP3 genome:
ATAAATAGGAACAATAAGATGAGGTTAATGATTCTACTCGCAAGCTTATTTAGCACTATTGCTATTGCTGCAGTTTCACCTGAGAAGCTACAAGAGATAAAAGCGGTACAATTTAATGACGGTAACATCATCACTGCAGGCCTACCAACCGAGTCGCAGTTTCCACTGTTACAACAAGCAGGTGTTGAGTTAGTCATCAATCTCATTCCAGTAGGCAGCTCTAGTGGTCATGATGATGAAGCCGATTTCGTCGCTAACGCAGGCATGCAATATCAGCAGATAGATGTCGATTGGCAGCAACCTACAACTGAAAATGTTGAACAGTTTTTTGCCATTATGGATGCTAATAAGGGCAAAAAAATATTAATCCATTGCGCAGCCAATTATCGCGCATCAGCCTTTTATTACCTTTATGAGCTAAAGCAAGGACACGCTGATACTGATGACTTTAAACAGCGAACTATGCAGCCATGGGGCATGTTGTCAGAAAGTTTAGTTGAATATCCACAGTGGAATACGCTGATTGAAACGGTTAAGCAAGAGCTGAAATAGTCCCTATTTTGACGTAATTAAAGCGCCCTTAAGGCGCTTTTTTTGTTATTTATTCCCTGTATCACCCTCGATTTACCCACTATTACATGCTTTGCAGCTCTGTTTTATTAGCTAATGAAGTCTTTTTTAATAAATCATTTTCGGCTAAACGTCCGACTTCAACGTGAAAAAATGTGATCTTGATCATTCTTACCAACCTGCTAATATAGCGACAAGATATTAGTTATAGCAAAAAGTAATAAGCGACTTTAGAATAATAACAATTAAGAGCTAAATACGATGAAGAACACCACAGAGTTAACCCAGATCTATCTTGATGCAAATGCTACAACCCCCGTCTTACCTGAGGCTGCAGCAGCGGCGTTATCTGCAATGGAGAATCTCTTTGGTAACCCTAGCAGTAGCCACATTACTGGGCTAAAAGCCAAAAACCTAATGGAGCAAACGCGGTTAAGAGCACAAACCTTACTCGGCAGCGGTGAAGGGAAAATAATCTTTACCAGTGGTGCAACCGAGGGAATTCAAACCTCCATACTATCGGCATTAATTGCGGCAAAAAGTCGCATGTCTGCAGATAAAAATTACTCTGTACTCTACGGTGCAACTGAACATAAAGCCGTGCCTGAATCATTGAAGCATTGGCTAACAGTGTTAGACATTAAAGCTGAAGTAACTGCAATTCCTGTCGATCAATTTGGCTTGCTTGATCATGACTTTATCCGTCAACATGCGCCAAGCGCCCTGATGATCTGCACCATGGCCGTCAATAATGAAACTGGCGTATTCCAAAATCTAAAGTCATTAGAAGCCACTATTCGCAGTGCAAATTCAGATATATTTTGGATGGTTGATTGCGTTCAAGCACTTGGTAAAACAGAGCTAGATTTAAAAACCACCACGATTGATTACGCGCCATTTAGTGGTCACAAGCTCTACGCCCCAAAAGGAATTGGCTTTGTCTATATTAGAGACTCAGCACCATTTACCCCTTTTATTGCAGGCGGAGGTCAAGAGAGCGGGCTGCGCTCAGGCACTGAAAACCTTCCTGGATTGGCTGCACTCAATGTGATTTTCGAGATGTTACTGAGTCAAGAGGGGTCGCCATTTTCAAGCAGTGCTCAACTCACACAGTATCGACAACAGATCGCCGACACATTGACAGAATGTTTTAGCGATATTGTGTTTAACAACAGTTTTGAGCATAGCGTTGCAACCACGATTAATTTTGCAGTTCCTAGCTTTAGTAGCAAAGAGATCATGGATCTTTTCGATGCAGCTAATATTCGTGTCAGTTCAGGCTCCGCTTGTAGCTCTAAAGTGACTCGCAGTTTCGTACTCGATGCAATGGGTCTACCCGCTTGGCAAAGTGAAGCGGCAATTCGCATGTCCTTTGGACCTGCGATAACTCAAGCTGAAGTCGATACCGCCTGCGCACGTATCAAAACGGCCTCGCAAGCACTCACCCAAAGTTGCATGATCTTGGATGACAGCAGTGATATTTCAGATAGAACCGATTTAG
Encoded proteins:
- a CDS encoding protein tyrosine phosphatase family protein; its protein translation is MRLMILLASLFSTIAIAAVSPEKLQEIKAVQFNDGNIITAGLPTESQFPLLQQAGVELVINLIPVGSSSGHDDEADFVANAGMQYQQIDVDWQQPTTENVEQFFAIMDANKGKKILIHCAANYRASAFYYLYELKQGHADTDDFKQRTMQPWGMLSESLVEYPQWNTLIETVKQELK
- a CDS encoding aminotransferase class V-fold PLP-dependent enzyme — protein: MKNTTELTQIYLDANATTPVLPEAAAAALSAMENLFGNPSSSHITGLKAKNLMEQTRLRAQTLLGSGEGKIIFTSGATEGIQTSILSALIAAKSRMSADKNYSVLYGATEHKAVPESLKHWLTVLDIKAEVTAIPVDQFGLLDHDFIRQHAPSALMICTMAVNNETGVFQNLKSLEATIRSANSDIFWMVDCVQALGKTELDLKTTTIDYAPFSGHKLYAPKGIGFVYIRDSAPFTPFIAGGGQESGLRSGTENLPGLAALNVIFEMLLSQEGSPFSSSAQLTQYRQQIADTLTECFSDIVFNNSFEHSVATTINFAVPSFSSKEIMDLFDAANIRVSSGSACSSKVTRSFVLDAMGLPAWQSEAAIRMSFGPAITQAEVDTACARIKTASQALTQSCMILDDSSDISDRTDLDGLLQLRSGASCTWVFVDSLSKQALIIDPLPELKQRLETLLECQQLTLVAAIDTHGHADHVSGREALASRYLAEQESDHLGWPVTENRVQHLAQQLQVISIGTKQLLRLPTPGHTSDSISLLLCSAPSASNHTAEHTQYAFCGDTILMGSLGRTNFESSSSVALFNSLKLIRDSISSTALICASHDYNNEFTTSLKAEINRNDLLKGVLSNQLSMDDFQQRKAHLDTHLNDEVGTEIMCGALIGNCDKFKIKEYDAFSLAAAMKQDENVCIIDIREPHEYALNHSTQSSLNVPLTRLVQFIQEHQNQKNRQWVLVCRSGSRSMIAAQAMHRLGFEQVSHLKGGYALSS